In the Struthio camelus isolate bStrCam1 chromosome 16, bStrCam1.hap1, whole genome shotgun sequence genome, gttttgttttttttcctgagtttttttttttttgtgctgggggggggcagcgttttttttttttttttttttaaactggaagacTGCTTCATTTCTCCCGTTTTCCCCTAGCGGGTGCTTTTTTGCTCGGAGGTGTTTGCCAGGGGCGCGTGCTCTTGCTGGTGCGCGCGTAGGGGAGGGTTCTGCCCGGAGGTGACTGTTTTGCTGGGGGtcgcgtgggggggggggttggagctGTCTatcccggcggcgggggggcatgTATATTTTTGCCAAGAAGGCAGCTCccgttttgcccccccccccagcgcggcCACCCAGCTGCCCGGcgggcggctccgctccgctccgcgcggcTCCACGCCGGGCTttcgccgccgccggggcgcggggcggcgccgccagggggcgcccggcccggtggtgggggggggggggaggcggcggtgcCGGGTGCGCGGCGCTTCCGCggtcggcggggcggggcgggggtcccgggccggctcggagccgggagagggggggggggaaggggtggagGCGGCTGAGCTGAGGGGAACTTTTCCCCCCCCTCGTGAAATTAACGGCGCTGTGGGTGCCCCGACGCCACGGTTGAGGGGCGCCCTCGCCGCGGCAGCGACCCTGGACGCGCCCTTCCTGGTTCGCCCGCCGTGTCGCACggaagggcccccccccccgggccaccccccccccccgccccgaccctgCCGCGTCCGGCCCTTCCCGGGGCCGCGAGGCTGCTGCCGCCCGCCGAGGCCTCCGGAGCTTTGGGAGCAGGTGAGAGCAGCggctgaaaggaaaaacagggcCGGGAAGGCAGCGGCTGCCACCGGGGGCTCGCAAGGGGAGCGGCGGCCTGGCTCCGGCCGGCTGCTTAGTTTTGAaatgaactctttaaaaaaataataataataataaattaattaatttcctATCAAAGCAGATTTCTACAGGTGCGAGCGGCTCGGCTGGAAGAAGGAGGCCGAGGCCGGCCAGCGCGCTTCCCGGGGGCAGGCGGGCAGGAGGCCTCGCGCGGGCCCCGCTGCCGCGAGGACACGGTGACGGTCTCGGCGTCGGAGCGCCTGCAGGCCGGCGTAGGCCGGGGCGAGGGGGAGCGCGCCCACGCCGGGGCGGCACGCGAGGGGCTGGGCGCGTGCGTACGGGAAAGGGTGCGCGGGGGCctctgcccggccccgccgcctccgtccTCCCCACGCCGCGCTCCGCTGCCGCCCTGCACCGCCGCAGCCCTCCCAGCCGTTAGCcgtcctcccccccgccccgcgctgcaGGAGACCCGCTCTGTTGCACGCGCTGAGTTTTCAGGTTCTCTGCAGCCGCCGGGCGGCCTTGCCCTGCCGGGGAGGAAATCGCCGCGCGGTGAACCACCTCCTTCCAGGTGCCAGCTGTGCCTCCGGCGGCCCCCGGCCATGGCGGACACCATCTTCGGCAGCGGGGCCAGCCGGTGGGTATGCCCCAACgaccggcagctggccctgcgcGCCAAGTGagtcctccccctgctccccccgctCCTTCCGAAATCTCTGCCGCTGGTGCAGAGCCCTCCGGGGcgtccggccgccgcggcgcacGCTTTAGCTGCAGGCACTTGtcggtttgggtttttttttttttttctccccgaaGTTAAGTTGCTGCCTCCCCTCGGGGTCGTTCCCGTTtcctgggggccggggcgtttgGAGGAGGGCGCGGGTggcccctcggcggcggcccCGAGGTCGCCGAGCCCTCGCCCCGCTCTCTCCGACGCCTCCTGTCCGCAGGGCCGGAGCCGAAcgggagcgaggaggaggagcggtAAAAGGCAGACGGGACCCGGGAGGGAAATCTaagcggcggggagggcgcgAGGGGGCTCCCGGGGGCTCGGGCTTGGCTCCCaccgctgacccccccccctccccgctcggcAGGCTCCGGACCGGCTGGTCGGTGCGCACCTTCCAGACCGAGAAGCAGAGGAAGACGCAGGCCCTGAGCCCGCAGGAGCTGGAGGTCATCCTGGACGTCATCCGCAAGGCGGAGAAACTGGACGTCGCGGAGCAGCAGCGCGTCGGGTACGGTCGCGGCGGCCGCTCCCCTTTCCCCCGGCCCGGGGGAGAGGTCGGCGCCGGCGGAGCTTCCCCTCGGGCGCTGCTTCTTCCCCTCCGCGTACTGCTCCTTTGGAGGCTGGGGAGGACGcgtgcctccttccccccccccccgagcctctCGTGCCTTCGCCGAGCCCTGGCAGCGGtcgtgccccccggccccggtggGGGAGCCCGGGCGGGCGGTCGCCCCGCGGCTGGTTGGCCGAGCTTTCCCTCGTCTGCAGCAGCCCCGCGGTATTTAATTAGCgggcatcttcctcctcctctcgtGCCGCTGCCAGTTCTCCCTTGCtttcagccctgctgcagccgcggcggcggcagccccgcgctgcccgccctcCAAGCGGGCCGGGGAGGCCCAGCtccctgccgccgcggggcccgtcgTCCCCGCGCGGGTGCTGGGGCGGCCGCAGCAAGCTCTCGCGCTCCGCGGCGCCGTCGTCGTCGCCTCCCGGGCGTCCCCCTCGTGCTGAAGCCGAGGCCGGTAAAGGCGGTAACGACGGCGCAGCCTGGCAGCGCTTGACGGGACACAGGAAACACCGAGCGCGGAGGTTGTGGTGAAAGCACCTGCGGTCCCAGCAAGGTGCCCAAAACTGCCCAGGAGAAGCAACGAGCGGCCGAGCCCGGAGCCCGGCTTCGCAGCCTGCCGCTTTCCCACAGACGTGCGGTTTCCGCGCTTCAGTTTCCAGGGTGAGCCCTGCGATCTGAGCTCTGCCTCGTTGCCCCGCAGGCGCCTGGTGGAGCGGCTggagaacatgaggaagaacGCGATGGGGAACGGGCTCTCCCAGTGCTTGCTCTGCGGCGAGCTGCTCGGGCTCCTGGGCAGCACGTCGGTCTTCTGTCAGGATTGCAAAAAGGTGGGTGGACtcgggccggcgctgcccgctccTGGTAGGAGATCTGTCTGCGGAAGGCCAGCAGGGCTCCCGGGTGGCTCTGTAGCGGTAACTTACCTTCGCTCCGCTCGCCCGGGCTCCTGCTATCAGGCCGCCAGGTCCTCTCTTGCCCCCTGGGTACTTTATTCCCCAGGACCCGAAAGTGCCTGAACTGCAGTCGGACGAGGTGCGTGAGTTGGGTACGGACTGAGCATCCGGCGCTTGCAGAGTGGGAGAAGGGGCAGAAACGTGTGGTCATCAGAGGCAACTCCGAAAAGGatctgtgtgctttgctgtaacTCGCTGCAGGGTCCGGCCTTAGATCTTCCAATAACACGTATCTTCAGAGGGCAAAAGGCTCAAGTCCATCTTCAAGCTCCAAACCAAAGCTTTCCAGCCCTGACGCTTAAATTCGCCTGCGCACTGGTGACTCCGCGCGCGTGCCTGCCGCGGGCAGGACTGCGCGGTGCCGCCCGAGCCGGAGCAGGGAGGCTCTCCTGGGGGAGGACTGTGGCTTGTCGGGGCTCAGGCAGCCCAGGGGTTAAACCGCATCGCTGTGCAGATGATGATCTCCAAGGCAACCACCTTTCCCTCCCTCCGCTGGGAGGCTGGTTTTGCTGCACTTGAAGCCCATCGGTCCCTGGGGAGATGTCTCCAGCGTGGGGCCTGGCGGAGGCGAGGATGCCCGGTGGCGCCTGGCGTGCCGGCCCGGAGGGAGCCCTGAGCTGCTGGGAAGGTGAATGCAAACGTCTAGCACAGGGAATAACAGGATACGCTGCATTCCTGCCCTCTTCCCCTGGTGCTTCTGCTCTCACCTTGTCCGAAGCCAGCTGGTGTAGGAGGTCACGTTGCTGCAGCGCTTTCTAACCTCCCCCTTAGAGGCCCTGGGCcctgaggaggaggcagaagcCGGCGCAGGCGTTCCCCTGCTCGGTCTCTTTGCAGTGGCAGGTAGTAGCCCCACTAGCCAGGAGGCTGTGTGAGCCCAAGGCTCCTGGGGGGCTGCGGCCAGCAAACCCCGGAGGAGGGATGGGTCTTTTTGTGGGTATTGCCCTCTTGCCTGGAGTCTGGGGGGCAATTCAGGAAGAGTCAGGTGCAGGTTGATTTAAGGTGAGGTCCTACTTTCCAGTGTGCGTCTTGCAGCTGCTTGCAGCTTGGCTGCACTTTTCAGCTGTGTGCCAGCTCCGGGCGAGGCTGGCGGGGCGCCCCGGGCTGGTCCCCTTCCTGCTTTTTCGTGCTGTGGTGGGAACTGCGGGAGCAGTCAGCCCTGCAGCAGAGCACGCACGGAGTGGGCTGCTCCTTGAAGCTTGTTCCCTCTCCTCCAGGGATATCCATCATTCGTGCCGTGTTGTATGCAGTAAGCAATGACTTATCAGGGAATTATGGATTTCTTAAAGTTCATATTTTTCTTGCTAGCGTTGCTCTATTACTGCCTCACCGGAAAGTCGTCGTAGCCCGTTTAGTTCAATAACAGGAATTGTTGTAATGATGCTTCTGAAATGTAGCTATGAACTTACCTTCAGCAGGTTTTTCCTGCAGAGCAGAGGTTCTGTAGCCCTTGTAGCCAGATGGATTTTCTACGTGCCACTTTCTGTTTTATCATTTAGAGGTCAAAATGAAGAATGCTTTTAATATTAGTTTTTTATCATCttagaaataaatgcattggGGCAAGACAAAGATGGATGCAAATTCAGCTATATTAACAATAGCAGCAGTTAGACAAAGCCTAATGTGCAATTTACCATGCAGAGGGCATCAGCGTTGCGTCTGAAAGGTGAAATATAAGTAGGAgaggaaaatgctttttcttgtaCGTGATGAGGAACAGGGTTGCGTTTAGTGTCTTTGACTGTTATGCCTCCCTCCGAGGGGCTGCGGGTGATGCTCGGTTTTCCGGCTCGCCcgcagaggaggggaggaggaaagcccTGTGTTATACTGAGCTTTCGCAATTTATGACTAGGAATAAAAATCGCTTGGAAACTTCCACTAGAGGGAGCGTTTGAATGCACTTTGCATGTGGGGATTAAAATCTCTGAGGGCAGGTACGCCTGGGTCGGTCCCGCAGGTttgggtgggaaggagggagagttTGGGGTAGTGCCGCCGCCCGTCGGTAGCCGCCAAGCGCTTGCTGAGCGAAGGGGGAGCCGAGGGGTTTAAGGGTacgcgcggaggggagggggtcCAGCCTCGCACCACCACCGGGTAACGTAAAACCCGCTAATACAGGTTTTGGTGTTTGCTTCGGTTTGCGTTTTGCACTACGACAAGCTAGCGCTCGTTTTATACCTGGTGGCATGtggggtattaaaaaaaaataaaacccaccgTGCTGGAAAAGTGCCTGTTGGTCTGGTGGTTTGACTTGCCCTGTCCGGTCTCGTCTCGCCCTGGAGTCGGGCGCTCCGCTGTAGCTTTGCCCCCGTCCTGCAGCCACACAAGCAGCTTCTTGCGATCACCGCTTCTCCGGGGTAAATAAGAGGCCTGAGCCATGCTTAGGtttttaaggaaagcaaaacaaaactgttgGGTCAGATGCTCCTCAGGCTCCTCTTTGCCGAGGGCTGTATGGCTGCGGGGAATGTAGGTGCTAACAcccgccccccccttttttttttccttcttatttcagAAAGTTTGCACCAAATGTGGAATAGAAACTCTTGGACCCCAGAAACGTCCTCTTTGGTTGTGCAAGATCTGCAGCGAGCAGAGAGAGGTAAAGCGCATCTGCGGGGAgacggggcgccgcggggggcggcgggctctgctctgccctgccagcgGGAGGGAGCTCCGGACGGCGCTCGGGAGGCTTGGTGGGGACGGGCAGGCTCCGTGAACACGCACGACGGCCACAACTTCGGTTTGgaacggggggaaaaaacccagcagctCACATTGCTTTCTGCATCAGGCTTTCCTAGCTTTGGCCATAAAGAGACTTATTCCCTTTTGCTGCCGTGCTGTCCCAGCCCCGGGGCAAACACTCGCTAACACTTGTTCTTTACTGCAGCTGGGGGGATCTATAGCAGTATTTGTCCCTCTAAAAATAACTAGCATTATTTTTAAGTCTGTCccatccccccccctccaaatccCGTAGCTCGACGGCATGAGACTTCCAGCACAAGTCTCTAAATTTTTATATCCTTCATCCTTGAGTTTACATCGCAAGAAGTCCTAGCCAGCCTCCGTTCTTGTCTGCCAGCTAGCATCCACCAGCTCCAGGGCTCGCCGCTGTGCGGTGAAGTCGGTGAAGCTGCTCAGCGATTACAGCGGGATTTGCGCTCGTTCCCATCAGTTCCTGCTGGGCTTTTGCTCGTGGTCCCGCAGCGTCGTTCCAGCGCGGCAGCTATTTCTGACCGCCGCAGCCAGCCGTGGAACCTGCTGCTCTGCTAGAGCCATTCACGTTTTAAGTgtagccagagcatttctgcaggTGTTTGAGGCGGTGAGGATTTTTATAGTAGTTGTGGAAACTTAgctcaggtttttaaaaaaaaaaaaaaaaaaaaaaaagaggggatgGTCTGTGTGGGAGTACTTGGGACGCTCACGTCCAAGGCACGAGGAGGAGCCCGCGGATGCTGCGTGTCTTTGAGCAGCAGTGCGGCTAGGGCAGCAGCAGTCCTCCACCGCCCTGGCTGTTGCTGGCAGTCCGCTGTGCTGAATCATCCAGATGTTTTGCCTCCCGAAAGGGAGAGTGAGGCAGGTCAACGTATTCTCTGGGTTCTGCAGGGGGATGAGTGTGGAATTCAATTgactttgtctgttttttttctgttcgttgtgtattctttctcttccctgcgGTATTTGCtttgtaattgcttttttttctcctcccccctaaTTTCTTATAAAAATAACGAGGAGCCGTGGTCACTAGACAGAGAAGAACATTAACCTGTGCAGTAAGTGTCATGTGGCCAGTGCGCGAGGGTGCAGTAACCTTCAGAGCTCTCTCCCTCCGTGAAACCCGAGATCTGGCCAAAGTGCCTCTCTGACGAGAATGGGTGGAACCTGCCCTCCTAGCCTGACTAAAGAGTAGCCCCATCGTTCCTCCCAGTCCTGAGCTtcgtctttattttgttttgcttctctttaaGGTCAGGCCAGGTCTGCCTCCTTTGCCGttggtggtggggctggtgccccGGCCAGGAGAtggctggaggggctgcagcgTCGGGCCGTGCCACCCACCCTGTCCTCCCACGTGCTTCGcttttgttttggaggagggcaggaaagCGTAGAGAACTGGCAGGAGCCTTGAGACGTGTCAGCCAGGCCAAAGGAGGCTGAGGCACTAGCAGATGAAACGCCGGGAACGCGAGTCCTCGCTTTTGGCTTTGATCAGATCTGCCGTAAGAGCCTGTGTAAGGAGGAAACGAGAATTGCCAAAGGCTGGTGCAGCCCCCGAGGCCGGTTCGGGTGTCGCGCTGCTTACAGAGCTCGCACGCAATAGCCCGGTTTCTTTGAAGGGCTTGTGTTCGTGACCAGGTCCGTGTTGCCGTCTGTTTCGGTGATCTGGATCTGTCTCGTGTTGCCATCTGCTCTGGACCAAACCCATTTGGCCCCGTTCTTTGCTGAAGGTTATATCTGCCATCAGCGAGTGCAGACGGCTGTCTGCTCTTTGGGATCAGCTATTCTTTTTTCTGTCGATAACCCTCCAAAGCCCTGCCCGGTGAGTGGGTATTGGCCCCATCTCGTTTCCTGGGAGCCAGGCAGGGAGCTTCAGCATCCCGCACGGGCACTTGGGGTGGTGGGATGCCGTAACACGCCAGCACCACCCTTCTTCCCTGCGCGCCTGAACGGGGCCCTGCCTTAGCGCGTGCCAACGCGCTTCGGGTCGGCTCTGGCAGAGCCCCCGGCTCGCGGGGCCAGGCCCCGgcactgggtgggctgcagggGGGAGCGGTCGGTGCCGGGCCGGAGCAGGGTGGGCTGTGACGAGACGCGGCAGGCGTGGTGAGATGCGGTGCTGCCAGGGGAGGTGGTTCCCCCCCCACCTGAGCGCTTTGGTGGCGGTCTGTAATTTTCTGAACCGCCGCTCGAGCTACTTGGGCGTGATATTTATGAAGCTCTCATCCCCGCTAGTGCGAGACTGGCAGGCGCTGAAGTGAGAAACGGAGGTCATTCGGAAACCTGGGCGGGCTGAGTGGCGTTGGCTGGAGTTAATGAGTGTTGTCTGGCTGGGACAAGAGCCTGGGACTAATTGTCCCCTTTAGCCTCTGCCGTGCACCGCGTGCGCACGTGAGCCTGGTGGCCCACCAGGATCTAAAGCCAGGACGGTGGGGTTGGATGTTAATGTGGGCTGGCTAGCAGCCAAAGCATATGGCATTGCTCATGCAGGCTAGAGCTCTCATCGCTGCGTCTTCCTCGTTATTGTTTATACCTGTAGGCTTGATTTAAGCGAGGGAAAGTTTAGTGACAGGTTGCAGTCGTCTTCCCCCCTTTTGCTGCGTAGACAGAGTGTGTGCTGGCGTCAGCTGTCGTTAAGTCATGAGCACCCCTAGGTTGAAGTGAAGACGGAGGTGACAAGCTATTGCTTACATCGATTTTTCAGTGGGAGTCGAATGCCTGATTCCCACAGATCCCTCTGGAAATCCCAGCCCCAGCCACTCAGGAGTGcgctttgctttctgtttccttgAAAACCTCCACCGGGAAGGCTGTGCTGCATAGCAATGAGGAACAGGTTGCTCTGACAGTGGCTTATTTCTGGAGCGTGGAGGTGATTAATGGATTCGGCCTGCTGCTTGCAtcccaggcagccagcagcaaaaCAGCGCGTTGGGCAGCGTTGGAGTCGCCAAGCGCGATGCGTGCCTGCAGGGCGAGGGTCTCCGAGCCGCCGGAGGGGCGCGGGGAGGGACGTGCCGCCTTGTCCCGCGGCCAGGGACACGACAGAGCCCGAGTGGTGCTCCTGGCAAAGGGGACGTTCCCGCAGACCAGCAGGCAGCCCTGCATCGTAGGAGCATCTCTTCTTCCGGGAGTAAAGTAGATTAGAAATGCTTTCGGCCAGCGCTGGCCTGATTGCAGATACCGCTTGTCCTGGCTGTTTACAGAagcatctctgttttaaaaaaaaaaaaaaaaaaaaaaccttttgttctTTCAGGATTTTGTGCACGTTTTCTTTTGCAACATCTTCTCAGGCTGGTGAAGTTAAAGCAGGTGTAGATTGTGCTTTGCTGTCCGTGCAAGCTAGGGTGGAGGCAAACTCGGTCGCGCTCACGTTTGCTTTGGGGACAAGaagctccctttctccctccctcgtTCCCCGTGTGCTGCATCTCCTTTCTTGGCTTTGTATCTTGCTTCCTCTCCTGGTTTGCCCTTCCGGGTGGGCTCGCCGCTGCAGCTGCCGGAGGAGCAAAACGGCCCGGGAGGAGCTGCGGCGGGCACGGAGACGGCAGGAACGGCTCCTGCTGCCGGGCTGAAGGCTGCCCATCACCCCCGGCCGAGACGGGGCAATGGGACCTCCTGCTGCGTTTTGTCGGATCCCTGCCCAGCCTTTTACCTCTCTGCACAGGCTTGTTTTGGCTGATACCACCAGGTTCTGCAAAACACCTTCCTGAATTgccactttattaaaaaaaaatatatatatataaataaataaatatatatatatatataaaatccatAATTAGCGGTGCTATCATCGTAATTAAAATCCTCTTGGAAGCGTTCATGCACATTTACATTTGAATTGACACATCCAAAACTGTAGCGATAATGGAAACGGTTTGAGCAGGGTGGGGGAGATGGCTCTTTTTTTAAACCCCGTGAAACGCCAAAGAGAGCGTTGGCTATCAGGGACCTGCTCGAGGTTTTCATTtgccccctctgctcccctctccctttcattccttctcctcttccgctAAGCAGCGTTTTCGTGGCCGGCTGCGTGTCTTGGTTTATCACAATAAACCACGCAGGGGAAGATGGTTGCTGCTCTGGAAGGACGACTTCGCCTCCTCCCCTCTTGCCTGCAGGGCTTCCCTTTCCGCGTGGGTGCTCGTGCCCCGTCGAACGTTAGAAAGCAGCACAGGCCAGGGTTACTGCTGCCTGGCGTGATGGTTTCCTGGCAAAACCCCGCGCtggcggaggggagggggccccCGCGTCGCGTCGGAGCGACGTGCACCTGTTTGCCATTCAAAGCACTCCTCGATCGCCTGCCGTATGATTTTTGGGGGGTGGTAGCAAGTGGTTAGACTGAAAATAGTGTCCTCTAGAGCAGAGCCACGGGGAGAGAAGAGGCCTGATGGAGAGGGGAGCGATGGATCGCTGGAGGCTGGCAGCCGCCGCGGCTTGGGGAACGCTGGGGTCAGAGGTGCGATAGATTGTGCTATTGCGGAAACAAAGCTCCGAGCAGCAATTTCACtgccttttaattttcttcatccTCAAGTGCTGAATGGGGGAGCTGACAACAGATTGCTGTAAATAATGTAATTGGAAATCTCTGTGTTATGGAAAAGCAGCTGAATGCAAATAACGAAGCTGACGAGCGCTTGGCTCTTTCCCCCTGCCAGCGGTTCGCAGCGCGCCAGAGCCGCGGTGGGGCGCGCGGGCGCCTCTGCCCCGCGTCCGGCGCTGCGGCCCGCGGGGACCTGCCCCTTCGGCCGGGGAGCTGCGGCAGGGCCCGCGGAGGGGCTGCGCCTGGACGTGCCAGAGGAGAGCGCGCCTCCGCTGCAGCCTGTCGGGCCGCGGTCCCGTCCCGCAGTTACAACGGCGGCGTCAAGCCGCCGTGCCGGGAGCGTTGTCGGCGTTGCACGATCGCGTTGAGCTCTCCGCGCTTCTCCTGGCCGCGGCTGTTAAGTTGGTTTTGAAGCGATGGACAGAGGAGCCCGTTGCTAAAGCAGTTTCTTCTCCCTCGCGTCGCTCTAGGGGGGTGCGGGGAcaggagccggccggccggccgctgccgcggCTCccgagcccccgcggccggccgggcgccccctCCGCCCTCCGAGCGAGGGATTGCCGAGCGAGGGAAGCGGCTCGCCGGCCCGCTCGAGAGCGAAGGTCCCGCTCCGCGCGGCGGGACTTGGCCCTCCGTGCCGGCAGCTCCTGGGAAAGAGcttttgggctgcttttgggtttattttgttaatttaaaatcGGGCGCGAACTTTGCTGTCGGGCCGCTGCTGCGCTGCGTGAAGGTGGCGTCAGCAGCAGCGGCGACGCGTTGCGGGGCGCGGACGCTAAACCGGCCCCGTGGGCCCGCGCGCCGAGCAGAACGCCGACCCCGGGGCCTCCCAGGTGTTGCACGCTGCGAGCccggggggagcagaggtgctgaGCCGCTGCGGCCGGAGCATCTTGCTGCAGCTGTTCTAGAGCTGATCTGCAAACGAATTTCGGTGCCGCTGCAATGAGACCAAACGGAGAAGCACCAGTTTGAAGTGAATATGTGTGCACAGAATCGATGTTATGCCGGTATTACCGCATCAGCGCTGGGTGCGTTATAGCGTTTAACTCCTTCCGTAACTGAGCTTGCTTTGTGGTGGTGGGAGAAGCCTGGGGggccccagccctccctgccagCCACCCTCGCTGCCGCCCATCGGTCTTATGGCCTGCCCGAAGGGGAGTTCGCCTGAAGATAATAGGTCTCCCCGGTGCTTCAAATTAAATTTACAGACGTTGCAAGGTCCGTTCAGAGAGCGGCGACTAGAACGAGAGGTTGCCGCTGCCCCGGCGCGACGACGGGCCCCCGCGCCGGGGACGGTGCCGCGGGGGGCGCGAGCCCGGCGGCTGCAGGACCCCCCTGCTCGGGGGGACCTCGCCGAGGGACGGGAGACCCGGGGGGCTCGCGGCTGCTGCGTCGCCTCCGTTTACGCGAGCTCCGCGTCAAGGCGGCTCTCCCGGATTTGCAAAGCGTGTTGGCGCGTCCCGCGGCCGGGTTTCGCGAGGGCGGCGGAGCAGCCTCCTCCGGGGTCCGCGCCGCGCTGGCGCGCGGGGGGAGCCGGCTCAGCCGCTGCCTTGGCCGAGGGCTGTTTGGCCGCTTGTTGGCGTGCCGACGGAGGAGCTGGGCGAGGGGCCGTGCCTGCTGAGGCCCCCGCTGAGGTTGCGAAGCTCTTGCCGTAATTGGGGATATCTGCATTTGCACCCATCGCGTCCTGGTGATGCTGTATCTGAAACCCGGATACAGCTTGCGGTAGAAGTACTTGGGATAGAAACGCTTATGAGCTCCTTCGCGCTGAACAGAAGCGCAAGGCTTCTGCTACCCCcttgcatttttactgttttaacttcttttttccctGGCTGTCTCGTTAGCTCATTATTAGGCTCCTGGAAGGCACAAAGGAACTGTGTTTTTAGAGAATATTTCTCTTTGTCTGAGCTGCCGTCCTCGCCCCTTCCTCTGGCTCACAGCAGCCTTTGTCTTGAGTATACTCCAGAGCGCTCCTTCATCCCAAGCTGCGTTAAAACACAATTGGCAAGTAGAGGGTGTTCCCGCGGGTTTGGGGTACAGCGCCGAGCTCTCGGCTCGCGCCGCAGGTTTGGGTTACCGGAGCGTTGTTCTTGTTCTGGGCTTTTCAAGCACGCTTGCTAGATGGTCCGGCCTAGCTTGAGTCGCTCTGAGATGAGTGTCCAGGCTGTGCCGCGCAGCGTCCCGCAAGGCTGCTCCTGGTGCCCCCAGGGTACCGTTTGCACGTCGCT is a window encoding:
- the RPH3AL gene encoding rab effector Noc2 isoform X10, whose product is MADTIFGSGASRWVCPNDRQLALRAKLRTGWSVRTFQTEKQRKTQALSPQELEVILDVIRKAEKLDVAEQQRVGRLVERLENMRKNAMGNGLSQCLLCGELLGLLGSTSVFCQDCKKKVCTKCGIETLGPQKRPLWLCKICSEQREPFPATATRRAVPAARTTRRRRAGPRLRGTRPGPPKRAQLLPARCSAEAAPSSRGGPGSSTPQK
- the RPH3AL gene encoding rab effector Noc2 isoform X9 is translated as MADTIFGSGASRWVCPNDRQLALRAKLRTGWSVRTFQTEKQRKTQALSPQELEVILDVIRKAEKLDVAEQQRVGRLVERLENMRKNAMGNGLSQCLLCGELLGLLGSTSVFCQDCKKKVCTKCGIETLGPQKRPLWLCKICSEQREVWKRSGAWFYRGLPKYIAPAKSASKRREEPSPLGQSEAAVPAAEGTAASRSFTWARGKAVSSDSDSEGSSCSPDDEAPPGRTEASRDPARPAEAV
- the RPH3AL gene encoding rab effector Noc2 isoform X6, giving the protein MADTIFGSGASRWVCPNDRQLALRAKLRTGWSVRTFQTEKQRKTQALSPQELEVILDVIRKAEKLDVAEQQRVGRLVERLENMRKNAMGNGLSQCLLCGELLGLLGSTSVFCQDCKKKVCTKCGIETLGPQKRPLWLCKICSEQREVWKRSGAWFYRGLPKYIAPAKSASKRREEPSPLGQSEAAVPAAEGTAASRSFTWARGKAVSSDSDSEGSSCSPDDEAPPGRTEASRDPARPAEAGEQSLLPAGGEPLGSWER
- the RPH3AL gene encoding rab effector Noc2 isoform X5; protein product: MADTIFGSGASRWVCPNDRQLALRAKLRTGWSVRTFQTEKQRKTQALSPQELEVILDVIRKAEKLDVAEQQRVGRLVERLENMRKNAMGNGLSQCLLCGELLGLLGSTSVFCQDCKKKVCTKCGIETLGPQKRPLWLCKICSEQREVWKRSGAWFYRGLPKYIAPAKSASKRREEPSPLGQSEAAVPAAEGTAASRSFTWARGKAVSSDSDSEGSSCSPDDEAPPGRTEASRDPARPAEAGTAPPGALQCRSSAQLPGGPRLEHPAKMNCFHYFFMGFLN
- the RPH3AL gene encoding rab effector Noc2 isoform X7 — its product is MADTIFGSGASRWVCPNDRQLALRAKLRTGWSVRTFQTEKQRKTQALSPQELEVILDVIRKAEKLDVAEQQRVGRLVERLENMRKNAMGNGLSQCLLCGELLGLLGSTSVFCQDCKKKVCTKCGIETLGPQKRPLWLCKICSEQREPFPATATRRAVPAARTTRRRRAGPRLRGTRPGPPKRVEAPIWEEARGCARAKGCRPPTPGPGGRRAGRRAEETRGERRKAAKTGRLDNLRGRRLQIKLA
- the RPH3AL gene encoding rab effector Noc2 isoform X4, which gives rise to MADTIFGSGASRWVCPNDRQLALRAKLRTGWSVRTFQTEKQRKTQALSPQELEVILDVIRKAEKLDVAEQQRVGRLVERLENMRKNAMGNGLSQCLLCGELLGLLGSTSVFCQDCKKKVCTKCGIETLGPQKRPLWLCKICSEQREVWKRSGAWFYRGLPKYIAPAKSASKRREEPSPLGQSEAAVPAAEGTAASRSFTWARGKAVSSDSDSEGSSCSPDDEAPPGRTEASRDPARPAEAGGSTDLGRSAGLCSGEGLSSPHAGAGRQAGRAASRGDARRAAQSC
- the RPH3AL gene encoding rab effector Noc2 isoform X11 produces the protein MADTIFGSGASRWVCPNDRQLALRAKLRTGWSVRTFQTEKQRKTQALSPQELEVILDVIRKAEKLDVAEQQRVGRLVERLENMRKNAMGNGLSQCLLCGELLGLLGSTSVFCQDCKKKVCTKCGIETLGPQKRPLWLCKICSEQREPFPATATRRAVPAARTTRRRRAGPRLRGTRPGPPKRGADVRQTLRLAPAREANAPALGAAAA
- the RPH3AL gene encoding rab effector Noc2 isoform X8: MADTIFGSGASRWVCPNDRQLALRAKLRTGWSVRTFQTEKQRKTQALSPQELEVILDVIRKAEKLDVAEQQRVGRLVERLENMRKNAMGNGLSQCLLCGELLGLLGSTSVFCQDCKKKVCTKCGIETLGPQKRPLWLCKICSEQREVWKRSGAWFYRGLPKYIAPAKSASKRREEPSPLGQSEAAVPAAEGTAASRSFTWARGKAVSSDSDSEGSSCSPDDEAPPGRTEASRDPARPAEAGRRR